The Helicobacter kayseriensis DNA window GTATCGGAATTATATTGATTTAACTGCTCTCTTTCTTTAATTCGATCAAGTCGCTTAATTGAGACACGCACTCTTGAATGTTGTCGATCAATATGCGCAATAACGCCTTCAACTTCTGTGCCAACCTGCAACTCTTCTTTTTTGAGTGGTTGCAAATCCTCATCTCTAATCAAAGCTTCAACCTCACCCAAAGAAATAAAGATTCCAAAATCCTTAATATCAACAATCTTACCCTTCACAATACTGTCAATATTATGTTTTTGCAAAAAGCGATCCAGTGGAGATTCTTCAAGAGCTTTTGTCGAAAGTGATAATTTTTCTTTTTCTTCATCAATCTTAATCACTTTAACCTTAACCAAATCTCCGACTTTTAAAGATGAAGCTTTTTGATTTTTATCCCAAGAATAATCTTCATTATGAAGAAGACCATCAACTTCACCTATATTGACAAACACCCCAAAATCCATTACTTTGACGACCTTCCCCTCAACCACATCCCCTACTTTGACTTTTTTTGTGAATTCAGCAAAAGGTTTGGGGAGCATTTTTTTAAGCGAAACTCTTAAACGTCTCTGCTCTGCGTCAATTTCAATAATCTCAACATCAAGTTCTTGACCCTGAACAATCACATCAGATGGATGGCGCAACTGCTTATCCCAAGAGATTTCTGATATATGCAAAAATCCTTCTGTCCCATTGCCTAGGTCTACAAAAACTCCATAGTTTTCAATTTTGCTAGCAACAACACGAATTGTATCTCCCACCTCAAGCTTATCTTGGATTTCTAGCCAAGGATCTTCCATGGTAGCTTTTATAGAAAAGGAAAGCCTTTTCTTCTCAGCATTAAATCCCAAAACTTTAACCTGAACTTTTTCTCCAACTTGAGCAACAACAACCGGATTTACTGGACCGTTATAGCTAATCTCTGTGTAATGAACAAGACCTTCCACTCCTTCAACCTCGACAAAAAGACCAAAAGAAGTAGTCTTTGTAACAATACCTTCATAAATTTTGGTTTTATCCTGCAAAAGCTTTTGAACATTTTCTTCTCGATTTTTCTCTATCTCATCAAGATATTTCTTTCGAGAAACAACAATTGTTTTTTCTTCCTCATTGATACCAATAATCATGGCACGAATCTGTTTCCCAATATTTTTCCCATCATCCTTAAGGGCAGATTCTCTTTTGGGCAAAAAAGCCTCAATTTCATCAAATTCAACAATATAGCCACCCTTATTTTTTCGAATGATTCGACAGTCAACAACCATTCCTTCAAAATTATTTTTAATTTCATTGATTTTTTGCTCAAGCTTTTTGAGTTTTTCAACTCTTTTATATGAGATATTTAATCTTTCTTGATTATTGCTAACATAAATTTCAATCTGATCCCCGACTTTAAATAATAAATTTCCTGACAAGTCTTGAATTTCAGCAATTGGCAATCTTCCCTCTTGCTTTGCCCCACCTACAGCAATCATGGCATACTCATTATCGATTCTGACAATTACACCGTTTTGAATTCTTCCTCTACCGTTTGCTTTTTCACTTTCATTAAACATTGTCTCAAAATCAAATTCATCATCTAATTCTAAGCTTTCAATTTGTTCTGGGTTTATCCTCATAACATTCATTCCTTACATCATAAAAAATAGTTTATATTCTATCCTAATCAATAAGTATTTTTATCTATACTTTTATAGAGCTTCTATTGCTCTCTTCACATTTTGAATAATCCAATCTGGAGTTGAAGCTCCAGCACTTAAACCACATATTTTTTTGCCCACAAACCATTTCTTATTTAAATTCTTCTCATCTTCAATCAAATAGCTATCCTTGCAATATTCTTTTGCAATATTAAGCAACTGTTGCGTGTTTGATGATGTCAATCCCCCAACAATCACCATAATATCCACCTCTTTAGCAAGTTTTCTTGTAGCATCTTGATTTTGAAAAGTTGCATTACATATAGTATTGAACACTCTTGTTTCATAAGCACAGCACATCAAAAAATGTGCTATTTCTAAAAATTTACTTGTTTGCTTTGTTGTTTGAGAAATCAAAGCAACGCGTTTAAGAATCTTCTTTTCTTTCAATTCTTCAAGATTTCCTACAACAATAACTGGCGTACTTGAATAGCTCATCACACTTTTAACTTCTGGGTGATCAATATCTCCAAAAATAATAATTTGATATCCCTGATCACTCATCTCTTCAACAATTTTTTGAGGTTTAGTAACATAAGGGCATGTCGCATCGGTTATGGAGATATTTTTTTGACGCAGGCTCAAAAGATCATTTTTGGGGATTCCATGTGTACGCACAATCACCTGATCTCCGCTCTTTAACTCATTAAGACTTTGAGCCAAACGTACACCAAAAGAGTTTTTCAATCTCTCAATTTCTTTAGGATTATGGATAAGAGCCCCAAAGGTAACTCCTCCTCGACTTCTTTCTGCAATCTTTATTGCCCTTTTGACACCAAAACAAAATCCATAACTTTCAGCTAAACGCACTTCCACAATTCACTCCTTAAAATCAGTAAAAAATTTCAAAAACTCAAAATACCTAGGAAAAGAGATCTGAACACATTCCATTCCTCGCACTTCAATCCTTCTTCTAATACCCACAAGAGCAAAGCTCATCGCAATTCTGTGATCTCCATAGCTTTGCACAACTCCATCTTGAAATTCTCCTCCCTTAATTTCCATCCCATCATCAAATTCTCCAACCTCAATTCCTAGTTGTTTTAAATTCAAAACCATTGTAGCAATTCGATCACTTTCTTTAAACCGCAATTCCTGTGCATGGCGTATGATACTAGTCCCCTTAGCACAGGCCATTGCAATACAAAGAGCGGGAATCTCATCAATCATCCAAGATAAATGAGTTGAAACCTCAACCCCCCTCAATTCACTTGATCTTACATATATATTTCCTATCGTCTCCAAACCATCCTCAACCACTTCATAATCCAATTGCGCACCCATTTTCTTCAAAATTTCAAAAGCATAAATGCGCGTTGGATTGAGCAATACTTGCGAAACTTTTAAT harbors:
- a CDS encoding 4-hydroxy-3-methylbut-2-enyl diphosphate reductase, with the protein product MEVRLAESYGFCFGVKRAIKIAERSRGGVTFGALIHNPKEIERLKNSFGVRLAQSLNELKSGDQVIVRTHGIPKNDLLSLRQKNISITDATCPYVTKPQKIVEEMSDQGYQIIIFGDIDHPEVKSVMSYSSTPVIVVGNLEELKEKKILKRVALISQTTKQTSKFLEIAHFLMCCAYETRVFNTICNATFQNQDATRKLAKEVDIMVIVGGLTSSNTQQLLNIAKEYCKDSYLIEDEKNLNKKWFVGKKICGLSAGASTPDWIIQNVKRAIEAL
- a CDS encoding 30S ribosomal protein S1 → MRINPEQIESLELDDEFDFETMFNESEKANGRGRIQNGVIVRIDNEYAMIAVGGAKQEGRLPIAEIQDLSGNLLFKVGDQIEIYVSNNQERLNISYKRVEKLKKLEQKINEIKNNFEGMVVDCRIIRKNKGGYIVEFDEIEAFLPKRESALKDDGKNIGKQIRAMIIGINEEEKTIVVSRKKYLDEIEKNREENVQKLLQDKTKIYEGIVTKTTSFGLFVEVEGVEGLVHYTEISYNGPVNPVVVAQVGEKVQVKVLGFNAEKKRLSFSIKATMEDPWLEIQDKLEVGDTIRVVASKIENYGVFVDLGNGTEGFLHISEISWDKQLRHPSDVIVQGQELDVEIIEIDAEQRRLRVSLKKMLPKPFAEFTKKVKVGDVVEGKVVKVMDFGVFVNIGEVDGLLHNEDYSWDKNQKASSLKVGDLVKVKVIKIDEEKEKLSLSTKALEESPLDRFLQKHNIDSIVKGKIVDIKDFGIFISLGEVEALIRDEDLQPLKKEELQVGTEVEGVIAHIDRQHSRVRVSIKRLDRIKEREQLNQYNSDTKMTLGDILKRRN